The proteins below come from a single Zea mays cultivar B73 chromosome 8, Zm-B73-REFERENCE-NAM-5.0, whole genome shotgun sequence genomic window:
- the LOC100280130 gene encoding non-specific lipid-transfer protein precursor, with amino-acid sequence MSGARRAPALAAALLLLLVASPPASAAATLQCAQVAQLMAPCTPYLTGAPGMTPYGVCCNSLAVLSQLAAARADRVAACACAKAAAAGLPAAVDFARAAGLPAACGLSISFTISPDMDCNQVTEEP; translated from the exons ATGAGCGGCGCCAGACGAGCTCCAGCCCTCGCGGcggcgctgctgctgctgctggtggcgTCGCCGCCGGCCTCTGCCGCCGCGACGCTGCAGTGCGCGCAGGTGGCGCAGCTCATGGCGCCCTGCACGCCCTACCTGACGGGCGCGCCCGGGATGACGCCCTACGGCGTCTGCTGCAACAGCCTGGCCGTGCTCAGCCAGCTCGCCGCCGCGCGCGCCGACCGCGTCGCCGCCTGCGCCTGCGCCAAGGCCGCCGCCGCGGGGCTCCCGGCCGCCGTCGACTTCGCGCGCGCCGCGGGGCTCCCCGCCGCCTGCGGCCTCTCCATCAGCTTCACCATCTCCCCCGACATGGACTGCAACCA AGTTACAGAGGAACCATGA